The following coding sequences lie in one Rickettsiella endosymbiont of Rhagonycha lignosa genomic window:
- the tmk gene encoding dTMP kinase produces MQINRARFITLEGIEGVGKSTQLKFIADYLQQAGIALTVTREPGGTEVAEAIRALVLQSDFSPETIIPESELLLFFAARAQHIHYVIKPALQRGDWVLCDRFTETSYAYQGGGRGIDLAFIRSLQLWVQQDLKVDAVLLLDAPVDIALRRTQRRKTSDRIEAEKQDFFTRARASYLERSKQMADCYHVIDASRSLKDVQKQIKQVLEQLVALWVKSDE; encoded by the coding sequence ATGCAAATCAATCGAGCGCGCTTTATTACTTTAGAGGGCATTGAGGGCGTAGGAAAGTCAACGCAACTTAAATTTATCGCCGATTATTTGCAGCAAGCGGGAATCGCGCTGACCGTTACGCGTGAGCCGGGAGGTACGGAAGTCGCAGAAGCCATACGTGCTTTAGTGTTACAATCCGATTTTTCACCGGAAACTATTATTCCTGAATCCGAGCTATTATTATTTTTTGCGGCACGTGCGCAACATATCCACTATGTCATTAAACCGGCCTTGCAACGCGGTGATTGGGTACTCTGTGATCGATTTACTGAAACCAGTTATGCTTACCAAGGCGGCGGTAGAGGCATTGATTTGGCCTTTATTCGTAGTTTGCAGTTATGGGTACAACAAGATTTAAAAGTGGATGCCGTTTTATTACTCGATGCACCGGTCGATATTGCCTTACGTCGTACACAACGTCGAAAAACCTCAGACCGTATTGAAGCCGAGAAACAAGATTTCTTTACGCGCGCACGGGCCAGTTATCTCGAGCGCTCCAAACAAATGGCGGATTGTTATCATGTGATTGATGCCAGTCGTTCATTAAAGGATGTACAAAAACAAATTAAGCAGGTGTTGGAGCAACTAGTCGCATTATGGGTAAAATCAGATGAATAA
- the holB gene encoding DNA polymerase III subunit delta', with translation MNNYSAPLPWQAQQWQQLYHCHQEGRLAHALLLVGQAGLGKTLFAANFAKTLLCKQPVQQIACGRCRDCVLVAAATHPDLCWLATEKSSQGIKIDQVRAVIEKLNHTSQASYKIIVINPADSLLLAASHALLKSLEEPSERTLFILLTEKIECLLPTIRSRCQVIRFATPEKSLATTWLAQQLPASTPIDKLYRLSAGAPLLALSYAQQNYYSFYTDLLASLAQLFNQELDPVHCAAQYVKSDTRQLLSTLLNVISELLKCQLLNGYLAIEGALSHLAARMSTDFLLQYFDSLLALQAHTAKISLNLPLMLEDLFSRWALQGKSC, from the coding sequence ATGAATAATTATTCAGCGCCTTTACCCTGGCAAGCGCAACAATGGCAGCAGCTGTATCACTGTCATCAAGAAGGCCGATTAGCGCATGCTTTATTGCTGGTAGGACAAGCGGGTTTGGGTAAAACCTTATTTGCAGCAAATTTTGCTAAAACCTTACTCTGTAAACAGCCAGTGCAGCAAATAGCGTGCGGCCGTTGTCGTGATTGTGTGTTAGTGGCCGCGGCAACCCATCCCGATTTGTGTTGGCTTGCTACAGAAAAATCCAGTCAGGGCATTAAAATTGATCAAGTACGCGCGGTGATAGAAAAATTAAATCACACCAGTCAAGCAAGCTACAAAATTATTGTAATTAATCCAGCGGATAGCTTATTGCTGGCAGCGAGCCATGCTTTATTAAAAAGTTTAGAAGAACCGAGTGAACGAACCTTATTTATTTTATTGACTGAAAAAATTGAGTGCTTATTACCCACTATTCGTAGTCGTTGCCAAGTGATTCGCTTTGCGACGCCAGAAAAATCGCTGGCGACGACTTGGTTAGCGCAGCAACTTCCAGCGTCAACACCTATCGATAAGCTTTATCGTTTATCCGCCGGTGCGCCATTACTTGCATTGAGCTATGCCCAGCAAAATTATTATTCATTTTATACCGACTTGTTGGCCTCATTAGCGCAATTATTCAATCAAGAACTGGATCCCGTCCACTGTGCAGCACAGTATGTGAAAAGTGATACGCGGCAATTATTATCGACGCTATTGAATGTCATCAGCGAATTGCTTAAATGCCAGTTACTGAACGGATATTTAGCGATAGAGGGTGCGTTATCGCATTTAGCCGCGCGCATGTCGACGGATTTTTTGTTGCAGTATTTTGATAGCTTATTGGCATTACAAGCGCATACCGCTAAAATCAGCTTGAACTTACCCTTAATGTTAGAAGATCTGTTTTCTCGTTGGGCTTTACAAGGTAAATCATGTTAG
- a CDS encoding TatD family hydrolase: protein MLVDSHCHLDRLDLDYFKKDLSACLEFAREQGVIHFLCVCIDLANFPAVLTIAEQFTDVSASVGVHPTEQVAQEATFEELTKLAKHPKVVAIGETGLDYYRENTEKECQQQRFRQHIRAAIAVNKPLIVHTRAARTDTLRILIEEDAQQVGGVLHCFTEDLDMAEAAIEENFYISFSGIITFKNAVELKAIAQTLPLERLLIETDSPYLAPQPFRGKPNQPAYVRYVAEYLAELRDCSLEDIANQTTTNFFTLFKQAQHN, encoded by the coding sequence ATGTTAGTTGACTCACATTGTCATTTGGATCGATTGGATCTGGATTATTTTAAAAAAGACCTAAGTGCCTGTCTGGAGTTTGCTAGAGAGCAAGGTGTGATACACTTTCTTTGTGTCTGTATTGATTTAGCCAATTTTCCGGCCGTATTAACGATTGCTGAGCAATTTACCGATGTTTCCGCGTCTGTCGGCGTGCATCCTACCGAACAAGTCGCTCAAGAAGCGACATTCGAAGAATTAACTAAGCTTGCAAAACATCCTAAAGTGGTGGCTATCGGCGAGACGGGTTTGGATTATTACCGTGAAAATACCGAAAAGGAATGTCAACAACAACGATTTCGGCAACATATTCGTGCGGCTATTGCGGTGAATAAGCCATTGATTGTGCATACTCGAGCAGCGCGCACCGATACGTTGCGTATTTTAATAGAAGAGGATGCGCAGCAGGTGGGCGGTGTACTGCATTGTTTTACGGAAGATCTAGATATGGCTGAGGCCGCTATTGAAGAAAATTTTTATATATCTTTTTCTGGAATTATAACGTTTAAAAATGCTGTTGAGTTAAAAGCTATTGCGCAAACATTACCTTTGGAACGCCTGTTAATTGAAACAGATTCACCTTATTTAGCACCGCAACCATTTCGCGGTAAACCTAATCAACCGGCTTACGTGCGTTACGTTGCCGAATATTTAGCTGAATTGCGTGATTGTTCGTTAGAAGATATTGCCAATCAAACCACCACTAATTTTTTTACTTTATTTAAACAAGCACAACATAACTAG
- a CDS encoding adenosine deaminase translates to MRVLFFCVLLVSCSLCMAESASERATAANFNSIQTQPKKLSRFLHDMPKGGDLHNHLGGVSMAENMLRYAQQDALCVNSHNFSVHSDRRCPKQLSIAQIQQFPILYNQLIDAWSMRHFRPGKETGHDHFFATFIKYLPILMKHRAEMVNEAVERACRENLIYLELMIMPDDDKSGLLGSQIAWDDNLVSLREKLLKSGVLPIVRDISKQLDSYQKPLQSFLNGPGKQLCPDFKLRYLYQVLREQPRTQVFAQLLTGFEAANRDPRIVGINLVQAEDGKISMRDYSLQMRMIGFLHQHYPKVKISLHAGELVPGLVPMSGLRFHIREAIQSAHANRIGHGVDIRYEDHALQLLQEMAKKQILVEINLSSNAAILNVKGQQHPILLYRQYHVPVALSTDDEGVLRTNLTEQFKIAVTNYHFSYLTLKQLARNSIHYSFLPGASLWQDVHYQHPVLSCKNSLSSGQLSSSCQDFLASNEKANSEWQLEQQFLKFEQQFIQHRC, encoded by the coding sequence ATGCGCGTATTATTTTTCTGTGTATTGCTTGTTAGCTGTAGTCTATGTATGGCGGAAAGCGCTAGCGAACGAGCAACCGCTGCAAATTTTAATTCGATACAGACCCAACCGAAAAAATTAAGCCGTTTTTTGCATGACATGCCGAAAGGAGGTGATTTGCATAATCATCTGGGTGGTGTGAGTATGGCGGAGAATATGTTGCGTTATGCGCAACAGGATGCTTTGTGTGTCAATAGTCATAATTTTAGCGTACACAGCGATCGCCGTTGTCCAAAGCAACTGAGCATTGCGCAGATACAACAATTCCCAATTTTATACAATCAATTGATTGACGCCTGGTCGATGCGTCATTTTCGTCCGGGGAAAGAAACAGGACATGATCATTTTTTTGCGACGTTTATAAAATATTTGCCTATTTTGATGAAACATCGTGCCGAGATGGTGAATGAGGCAGTGGAAAGGGCGTGTCGAGAAAATTTAATCTATCTGGAACTGATGATTATGCCAGATGATGATAAATCCGGATTATTAGGAAGTCAGATTGCTTGGGATGATAATTTAGTCAGCTTGCGCGAAAAACTTTTAAAATCAGGGGTTCTTCCTATTGTAAGGGATATTTCTAAGCAATTAGATAGCTATCAAAAACCATTGCAATCATTTTTAAACGGGCCTGGAAAGCAGCTGTGTCCAGATTTTAAACTGCGTTATTTATATCAAGTATTACGTGAGCAGCCGCGCACACAAGTTTTTGCACAATTATTAACCGGTTTTGAAGCGGCAAACCGTGATCCACGTATTGTTGGCATTAATCTCGTGCAAGCGGAAGATGGAAAAATATCCATGCGCGACTATTCCTTGCAGATGCGCATGATAGGATTTTTACATCAACACTATCCCAAGGTTAAGATTAGTTTGCATGCGGGCGAATTGGTTCCTGGTTTGGTGCCGATGAGTGGTTTACGCTTTCATATCCGTGAAGCCATACAGAGTGCGCATGCTAATCGAATTGGTCATGGTGTGGACATTCGTTATGAGGATCACGCTTTACAGTTATTGCAAGAAATGGCTAAAAAACAAATATTAGTTGAAATTAATCTCAGTAGTAACGCAGCCATACTCAATGTTAAAGGTCAACAACATCCGATCTTACTGTATAGGCAGTATCATGTACCCGTCGCGTTATCGACGGATGATGAAGGGGTTTTAAGAACTAATCTGACCGAGCAATTCAAGATTGCGGTAACAAATTATCATTTTTCTTATTTGACCTTAAAACAATTAGCCCGTAACAGTATCCATTATAGTTTTTTACCCGGAGCGAGTTTATGGCAAGATGTCCATTATCAACATCCGGTTTTATCCTGTAAAAATAGTTTAAGCAGCGGCCAGTTGTCTTCGAGTTGCCAAGATTTCTTAGCGAGCAACGAAAAAGCGAATAGCGAATGGCAATTGGAACAACAATTTTTAAAATTCGAACAGCAATTTATTCAGCATCGATGTTAA
- the lpxO gene encoding lipid A hydroxylase LpxO → MKYIIVILFAGCVFYIHRRGKQRYPFWRQLSDHSTFFAPLNVFMYCFSALPNTPYLKLENFPELEILRKNWQLIREEGMHLLAQQHVKASEKYDDAGFNSFFRTGWKRFYLKWYNSHHPSAAIHCPKTTALLKTLPSIKAAMFAELPDKSRLPRHRDPYAGSLRYHLGLMTPNDDRCYINVDGTHYSWRDGKDVIFDETYIHYAENTSGQNRLILFCDIERPLKYRWAQQFNYLVGRYLMSAAAAPNDASDQTGAVNRIFKYVYFIRRIGKRIKKWNKPTYYLIKWTLFGGIAYAIFFSI, encoded by the coding sequence ATGAAATACATCATTGTTATTTTATTTGCTGGATGTGTTTTTTACATTCATCGTCGCGGAAAACAGCGTTATCCATTTTGGCGCCAGCTTTCCGATCATTCGACTTTTTTCGCGCCGCTGAATGTGTTTATGTACTGCTTTTCGGCGCTGCCTAATACACCCTATCTAAAACTGGAAAATTTTCCTGAATTAGAAATTTTGCGAAAAAATTGGCAGCTGATACGCGAAGAAGGTATGCATCTTTTAGCTCAACAGCATGTTAAAGCGTCCGAAAAGTATGATGATGCCGGATTTAATTCTTTTTTCAGAACCGGTTGGAAACGTTTTTATCTAAAATGGTATAACAGCCACCATCCCTCCGCAGCAATCCACTGCCCGAAAACCACGGCGTTACTAAAAACACTACCTTCAATTAAAGCCGCCATGTTTGCTGAATTACCCGATAAAAGTCGTTTACCTCGTCACCGCGATCCCTATGCGGGCTCATTACGCTATCATTTAGGACTCATGACACCGAATGATGATCGTTGTTATATTAATGTCGACGGCACGCATTATAGTTGGCGGGATGGTAAAGATGTCATCTTTGATGAAACCTATATTCATTATGCAGAAAACACCAGTGGTCAAAACCGACTGATTTTATTTTGTGATATTGAACGACCTTTAAAATATCGTTGGGCACAGCAATTTAATTATTTAGTAGGGCGTTACTTGATGAGCGCTGCGGCTGCGCCAAATGATGCATCGGATCAGACCGGCGCTGTGAATCGCATCTTTAAATATGTTTATTTTATTCGTCGCATCGGCAAACGCATTAAAAAATGGAACAAACCCACTTATTATTTAATTAAATGGACTTTATTTGGCGGCATCGCTTACGCCATCTTTTTTTCAATCTAA
- a CDS encoding ArnT family glycosyltransferase — translation MAWFIPITADEAYYAIWGAYLSGGGYDHPPMIGFVLYPLLHFGHHALTLRLPAIFSSLLLGVVTYLFLKKEDPERAAIASILLMVAPISLFNIIVTTDTPLFIFSFLSVMCVLQALKNNDAWNWFALGGLFLGLAFFSKYFACLLGLAYAVYFLFIAPNRARLIGLGLLALFTLPFVVQNIYWNYHHDWSNILFNIYNRNNDMGFSFKTILAYVLILLYLITPPLVFALAKFPKQQLKQQALFYFSFIPLLLFFLLSSFKPIGLHWPLAFIPLIYVWAGQYLSGEKLRKLLKFTVYWSGVQLILIVSLLLIPLKSVQDRHVLGLNYNKIVYFFHHKTINDLLKEKYSLDYIYASPNYADACLFFFDTNHYASVFLKGSYHGREDDLITNFKHFKNKNFLIFSRTPLVYNDYKPYFQRVALHTLHYEQATFYYLIGTKFNYLVYRQKILRPINDTYWIDPPYLPHTPSFFYLKYFKSK, via the coding sequence TTGGCCTGGTTTATTCCCATTACGGCGGATGAAGCCTATTATGCCATTTGGGGCGCTTATCTTAGTGGCGGCGGATATGATCATCCACCCATGATTGGGTTTGTTTTATACCCGTTGTTGCATTTCGGTCATCATGCCTTGACGCTGCGCTTACCGGCCATCTTCAGCAGTCTATTATTAGGTGTCGTAACCTATCTTTTTCTCAAAAAAGAGGATCCAGAGCGAGCGGCTATCGCTAGCATTCTATTAATGGTTGCGCCGATTAGTCTATTTAATATTATTGTGACTACTGATACACCCTTATTTATATTTTCGTTTTTGTCGGTGATGTGCGTCTTACAAGCTTTAAAAAATAATGATGCATGGAATTGGTTTGCTTTAGGCGGATTGTTTTTAGGACTCGCTTTTTTCTCAAAATATTTTGCATGCCTATTAGGCTTAGCCTATGCGGTGTATTTTCTTTTTATTGCACCAAACCGGGCGCGTCTCATTGGTTTAGGTTTATTGGCTTTATTCACACTGCCTTTTGTCGTGCAGAATATCTATTGGAATTATCATCATGATTGGTCAAATATTTTATTTAATATTTACAATCGAAATAATGATATGGGCTTTAGTTTCAAAACCATTTTAGCCTATGTGCTTATTTTATTGTATCTAATTACGCCGCCATTAGTGTTCGCGTTGGCCAAATTCCCAAAGCAGCAATTAAAACAGCAGGCGTTATTTTACTTCTCTTTTATACCCTTGCTGTTATTTTTTCTGCTCAGTAGTTTTAAACCGATAGGTTTACATTGGCCGCTTGCGTTTATTCCGTTAATTTATGTTTGGGCGGGTCAGTATTTAAGCGGTGAAAAACTAAGAAAATTATTAAAATTTACCGTTTATTGGAGTGGAGTACAGCTCATTCTGATTGTTAGCTTATTGCTTATTCCTCTTAAATCGGTGCAAGACCGTCATGTTCTGGGTTTAAACTATAATAAGATCGTTTATTTTTTTCATCATAAAACCATTAATGACTTGTTAAAAGAAAAATATTCGCTGGATTATATTTATGCAAGTCCTAACTATGCGGACGCTTGTTTATTTTTTTTCGATACGAATCATTATGCATCGGTATTTTTAAAAGGGTCTTATCATGGTCGTGAAGATGATTTAATTACTAATTTCAAACATTTTAAAAATAAAAACTTTTTAATCTTTTCACGCACACCACTGGTGTATAACGATTATAAGCCTTATTTTCAACGCGTTGCTTTGCATACTTTGCATTATGAGCAGGCTACTTTTTATTATTTGATTGGTACAAAATTTAATTATCTCGTTTATCGACAAAAAATATTGCGACCAATTAATGATACCTATTGGATTGATCCCCCATATTTACCGCATACGCCAAGCTTTTTTTATTTAAAATATTTTAAAAGTAAATAG
- the folE gene encoding GTP cyclohydrolase I FolE has translation MEKHIKAILSALGEDPEREGLKNTPLRVAKSLRYLTSGSRESLDILLNGAVFHSTMEEMILVKDIELYSLCEHHLLPFIGVCHIAYIPNGKIIGLSKIPRIINFYARRLQIQENLTRQIADTLMKVLNAKGVAIIIEAKHLCMMMRGVEKQKASMKTSVMLGLFREDLRTRSEFLSLVV, from the coding sequence ATGGAAAAGCATATTAAAGCAATTTTAAGCGCACTCGGAGAAGACCCGGAACGAGAAGGTTTAAAAAATACACCGTTGCGCGTAGCCAAATCCTTACGTTATTTAACCAGTGGTTCACGTGAATCTTTAGATATCCTGCTAAATGGTGCGGTATTTCATTCGACAATGGAAGAAATGATCTTAGTCAAAGACATTGAATTATATTCCTTATGTGAACATCACTTATTGCCTTTTATTGGTGTCTGTCATATTGCCTATATTCCGAACGGAAAAATCATCGGTTTATCAAAAATACCGCGTATTATTAATTTTTATGCACGACGCTTACAAATTCAAGAAAATTTAACCCGTCAAATTGCCGATACTTTGATGAAAGTATTAAATGCCAAAGGTGTTGCCATCATTATTGAAGCCAAACATTTATGTATGATGATGCGTGGTGTTGAAAAACAAAAGGCTTCGATGAAAACCTCGGTGATGCTGGGTTTATTCCGAGAAGATTTACGCACGCGATCGGAGTTTTTAAGCTTAGTTGTCTAA
- a CDS encoding MetQ/NlpA family ABC transporter substrate-binding protein gives MIKKTSHFILRCLLLSSLFGLSACQHRENSQQIRLGTISGPETELMQVAKQVAQRDYGLQIKIIEFSDYSLPNRALNDGNLDANLFQHQAFLNDEIHNRAYALTPIAKAFIYPMAIYSAKIQHLNELKPHAIVAIPNDPSNEARALLLLSSAGLLTLDTHKGTYMTPNDIQLNPKHLAIKELDAAQLPRVLADVDLAVINANYAALAHLYPQQNALFSESKTSPYANLLVVKLSDKNNPKFINLIKAIHSPEVLAAAARLFHGTAVPAWK, from the coding sequence ATGATAAAAAAAACTTCTCATTTCATATTGCGCTGTCTATTACTAAGTAGTTTATTCGGCCTGAGTGCTTGCCAGCATCGTGAAAACTCACAACAAATTCGTTTAGGTACGATTAGTGGGCCAGAAACAGAACTCATGCAAGTCGCCAAACAAGTAGCACAACGAGATTATGGTTTACAAATAAAAATTATTGAATTCTCCGATTATTCGCTACCCAATCGAGCGCTAAACGACGGTAATCTTGATGCCAATCTATTTCAGCATCAAGCTTTTTTAAACGACGAAATTCATAACCGAGCTTATGCATTAACTCCGATAGCCAAAGCGTTTATTTATCCTATGGCTATCTACTCAGCAAAAATCCAGCATTTAAATGAATTAAAACCGCATGCTATCGTGGCCATACCTAATGATCCAAGCAATGAAGCACGCGCTTTATTATTGTTAAGTTCAGCCGGATTATTGACACTTGATACACACAAAGGCACCTACATGACGCCTAACGACATCCAACTTAATCCTAAACACTTAGCTATCAAAGAGCTAGATGCTGCACAATTACCGCGTGTACTCGCTGATGTCGATTTGGCGGTTATTAATGCTAACTATGCTGCGTTAGCCCATCTCTACCCGCAACAAAATGCACTATTTAGTGAAAGTAAAACCTCCCCTTATGCTAATCTTTTAGTGGTAAAACTAAGCGATAAAAATAACCCGAAGTTTATTAATCTAATTAAGGCCATACACTCTCCTGAAGTATTAGCCGCCGCCGCTAGATTATTTCATGGTACAGCCGTTCCAGCTTGGAAGTAG